The DNA window TCTGAAAGCTGGTCAGCGGTCGAAGCCCTTCGCGGGCGAAGCCGGTGTACTGATCGTTGAGCCAACGCAAATCACGCCCGCTCCGGCCATCGCCGATTACACGATGTACAAAACGCAGCTTCAGCAAAACAGTGCGGCCCGTACCGGCTTCTACATCAATGAAGCCATCAAGGAAGCAGCTAAGGTTGAAGACAACCGGGCGAAGTTTTTTTAATATAGTTTAAGTTTTGTAGGTCAACGTTTAAGGTTATACCCAACCAAACAAAGAAGGCCCCGTCTGTTGCAGACGGGGCCTTCTTCGTTTCGATTATTTGTCCTCGACAGCTTCCAGCTGTCGAAGCCGGGTCGGAGTCATATCAGCCGCGATAGCGGCTCCGACAGCTGGAAGCTGTCGGGGACAATCCAATCAACTAGTCTTCAACGATCGTGATGCTGTTGATTTTGTCGCCCTGCCGGATCTGATCGATCACGTCATCGCCTTCCACAACTTTACCGAAAACCGTGTGGTTGCGGTCCAGGTGGGCGGTGTTCTGCCGGTTGTGGCAGATGAAAAATTGCGAACCACCTGTGTTGCGGCCCCGGTGCGCCATCGAAAGTACACCCCGATCGTGCCGCTGATTTTCGCCAGTCAGTTCGCAATCGATGGTGTAGCCCGGACCACCCGCACCCGTACCGGTTGGGTCGCCACCCTGAATCATGAAGTTGGGGATGACACGGTGAAACACGACGCCGTCATAAAACCCTTTTTTCGCAAGCGAAATAAAATTATCGACCGCTTTTGGGGCATCCTTCTCGAAAAACTCGATCAGCATAGTACCCTTGTCGGTGTTCATTTGAGCCTTAGGCATAACGAAAACTGTATGTTGTTGGAAGTGCAAAGGTATAGCTTTGCCCCGGTTACTGCATACGATCGCTGGCGGGGAAGCATCGCCTAGGCTGGCTGGATGGCCCTGCGGAACGAAATAAACCGATCAATAAGCGCAAATCATCCTTGAAATAAGACAATTAGACCTCCGCCTATTTTCGCTTACTTTGTAATAGCTGTAACACTGTCTGATCTGTAAATG is part of the Spirosoma rhododendri genome and encodes:
- a CDS encoding peptidylprolyl isomerase; its protein translation is MPKAQMNTDKGTMLIEFFEKDAPKAVDNFISLAKKGFYDGVVFHRVIPNFMIQGGDPTGTGAGGPGYTIDCELTGENQRHDRGVLSMAHRGRNTGGSQFFICHNRQNTAHLDRNHTVFGKVVEGDDVIDQIRQGDKINSITIVED